One genomic window of Metopolophium dirhodum isolate CAU chromosome 4, ASM1992520v1, whole genome shotgun sequence includes the following:
- the LOC132942394 gene encoding hemicentin-2 isoform X3 yields the protein MRILLCVFVVYLSGWSCLGQEGLTDTREGEDISLKCRFNGQLPSTVADTQYYWLRTNKHNQDNVAIKATPLEGNYKLDFRPELGIYDLLISNSTYERDNGKFECRLKEAGTGREIHSQSFQITVLTPPSPPRISPGTNPVATEGRALELSCTSSGGSPEPIVRWYREGVRDPIDSVTRSGTSTKESITSAVLQVTPTREDDGAVYRCVVWNRAMVEGTKFETRTTLSVNYYPRVQIGPENPLRVERDESITLQCNVDAKPRVNNVRWMRDDRFIATSFTHVIQKVTTQDAGTYTCMADNGLGQTREAELVLDVQYPPVVTVDVGPGAARQREAEEGDGITIQCNVSANPAPISVEWIRDGRPDFRQSGDVLRIPKVTADSGGVYTCRAINILYPSSLSRQRINRIGNASLTLLVRHRPGVARITPDRPVATEGTGVTLTCSASPPGWPTPQYKWWREFDSNGDPSTSATILSTGPKYTIPSVHLGSEGRYRCQAINEMGNGDASSVLLTVHHAPKFVTKLQPHVTRRASDIGFSAICAAQGKPKPAVTWFKDGKEVLPDWFDVSTDETDNSNGVTTVHSTLKFHGKERPRGNQLVPSDRGVYSCAFENDVKKVESSMLLRIEHEPIVLHQFNKVASDLYETAEVICRVQSYPRPEFQWSYNNHMAPLLAGSDGHYEINTTINESGGDIYTSVLQVSNLRETDYGDYSCRVANTLGSVKPTIKLQPKGPPDHPENVTAFDIGHNNVVLQWSSGFNGGVINTKHFVNYKKVSVDENEFDSDCYSAKRLNQPERWQEFDCQTKNPCNVTGLDQHQSYLFKVKAYNTKGHSEYSQETVAMTKVDRIPAPQRVTFDPESHALTINIGATCLQLVGVVEASMGGAREDWHLIETLPLAVSGSTSTHREATILSLVSRRQSTGARSLDEDDLNLIAGSEDEDLIDKPADDVRIRVRLCLRSSQTTCGDYTEAEIGANFVKEQQAMATPTLIALVISCAVFILFVALLFIFCRCKRKTAKKTTGKEYEMDSSTIIHGPPPYTEPGLDNKALQQSVDLVHDVTKNGVYGSQNDYNTYHTGNGLRPNGEWVNVGYVENSYSNSNNGGSVNSQDSLWQLKMGGNGSTGGTHISRDDHLHMAERMNHYGGYDPLTHGGYGNMDDYAHYPQLTSASPDYSTHSHVPSRQDYIHSGHLQPADKTRRRDPHLESPYGDVSGLPDPYLEQLIDNEEHMKPQPHLSMSYDESLESGYSTPNSRTRRIIREIIV from the exons GATGGTCGTGTCTGGGACAAGAAGGACTTACCGACACCAGAGAAGGCGAAGACATATCACTGAAATGCCGATTCAATGGACAGCTGCCGTCAACTGTTGCAGATACCCAATATTATTGGCTTAGGACTAACAAGCACAACCAAGACAATGTAGCTATCAAAGCGACTCCGTTGGAAGGCAACTATAA actcGATTTCCGTCCCGAACTAGGAATTTATGATTTACTAATTTCTAACTCGACGTATGAGAGGGATAACGGCAAGTTCGAGTGTCGATTGAAGGAAGCTGGTACTGGCCGAGAAATTCATTCACAGAGTTTCCAAATTACTGTATTAACACCACCTAGTCCACCACGTATCTCACCCGGAACCAACCCCGTGGCTACCGAAGGACGTGCGTTAGAATTGTCTTGCACAAGTTCTGGTGGCAGCCCTGAACCTATTGTCAGATGGTATCGTGAAGGTGTTCGTGATCCTATCGATTCTGTGACACGAAGTGGTACCAGCACCAAGGAATCCATCACATCAGCTGTGTTGCAAGTGACGCCAACTCGTGAAGATGATGGTGCAGTGTATCGGTGCGTGGTGTGGAACAGGGCTATGGTCGAAGGCACAAAGTTCGAAACTAGGACCACACTGAGTGTAAACT ACTACCCTCGCGTCCAGATTGGACCGGAGAACCCGCTACGAGTGGAACGCGACGAGTCCATCACGCTGCAATGTAACGTGGACGCCAAGCCACGCGTCAACAACGTACGGTGGATGCGCGACGACCGTTTCATAGCCACGTCTTTCACGCACGTCATCCAAAAGGTGACCACCCAGGACGCGGGCACGTACACGTGCATGGCCGACAACGGACTGGGGCAGACTCGCGAGGCGGAACTGGTGCTGGACGTTCAGTACCCGCCCGTAGTGACCGTAGACGTGGGACCGGGGGCGGCAAGGCAGCGCGAGGCTGAGGAGGGAGACGGCATCACCATCCAGTGCAACGTTTCCGCCAACCCGGCGCCGATATCCGTCGAGTGGATCCGGGACGGGCGTCCCGACTTCCGACAATCCGGTGACGTGCTCCGCATACCCAAGGTGACCGCCGACTCTGGTGGCGTGTACACGTGCCGTGCCATCAACATTCTGTACCCATCGTCGTTGTCTCGGCAGCGCATTAACCGCATCGGCAACGCGTCCCTCACGCTCCTCGTCAGGCACCGTCCCGGCGTGGCCCGCATCACTCCCGACCGACCCGTGGCCACCGAGGGCACAGGCGTGACGCTCACGTGCTCGGCGTCGCCGCCCGGCTGGCCGACACCGCAGTACAAGTGGTGGCGTGAGTTCGATTCAAATGGTGACCCGTCCACCAGCGCCACGATACTGTCCACCGGCCCGAAATACACCATCCCGTCGGTGCACCTAGGCAGCGAGGGCCGATACAGGTGTCAGGCGATCAACGAGATGGGCAACGGCGACGCGTCTTCGGTGCTGCTTACCGTCCACCACGCCCCGAAGTTCGTTACCAAGTTGCAGCCGCACGTTACCAGACGCGCATCGGACATAGGATTTTCGGCCATCTGCGCCGCGCAGGGAAAGCCCAAGCCTGCGGTCACCTGGTTCAAGGACGGCAAAGAAGTGCTGCCAGATTGGTTCGACGTGAGCACCGACGAGACGGATAACAGCAACGGTGTGACCACCGTGCACAGTACTCTCAAGTTCCACGGCAAGGAGAGGCCTCGAGGTAACCAGTTGGTGCCGTCGGACCGAGGGGTGTATTCCTGCGCGTTCGAGAACGACGTCAAGAAAGTCGAGTCCAGCATGCTCCTCAGAATCGAAC ACGAACCTATCGTGCTCCACCAATTTAACAAAGTAGCCAGTGATTTGTACGAGACAGCTGAAGTCATTTGTCGGGTGCAATCGTATCCTCGACCGGAATTCCAGTGGAGTTATAACAATCACATGGCTCCTTTGCTAGCCGGCAGCGACGGTCACTACGAAATAAACACAACCATAAACGAAAGCGGTGGTGACATTTACACTAGCGTGTTGCAAGTATCCAACCTCCGAGAGACCGATTATGGCGATTACAGTTGTCGTGTAGCCAACACTTTGGGAAGCGTAAAGCCTACAATTAAACTACAGCCTAAAGGACCACCTGACCATCCAGAAAACGTAACAGCTTTCGACATTGGCCACAACAATGTCGTTTTACAATGGAGCAGCGGTTTCAACGGCGGTGTTATCAATACTAAACACTTTGTAAACTATAAAAAGGTTTCCGTGGATGAAAACGAATTCGACAGTGATTGTTACTCGGCCAAGAGGTTAAATCAGCCGGAAAGATGGCAAGAGTTCGATTGCCAAACCAAAAACCCATGCAACGTGACTGGCTTGGATCAACATCAAAGTTACTTATtcaag gtAAAAGCTTACAATACTAAAGGACATAGCGAGTATTCACAGGAGACAGTAGCTATGACTAAAGTGGATCGTATACCAGCGCCTCAACGTGTAACATTTGATCCTGAATCTCATGCTTTAACTATCAACATCGGCGCAACTTGTTTACAACTT gttggTGTTGTCGAAGCATCTATGGGAGGTGCTCGTGAAGATTGGCATTTGATTGAAACTTTGCCACTTGCAGTTAGTGGCAGCACATCCACACATCGTGAAGCTACCATACTATCTTTAGTTTCACGTCGCCAGAGCACTGGCGCTCGTTCATTGGATGAAGATGATCTAAACTTAATTGCTGGTAGTGAAGATGAAGATCTTATTGATAAACCAGCAGATGATGTCCGCATAAGAGTTCGATTGTGTCTTCGGTCTAGTCAGACCACATGTGGTGATTACACAGAAGCTGAAA ttgGTGCAAATTTTGTAAAAGAACAACAAGCGATGGCAACTCCTACACTAATTGCTCTGGTCATATCATGTGCTGTTTTCATTCTATTTGTGGCacttttgtttattttctgTCGTTGCAAGCGCAAAACAGCCAAGAAAACTACGGGCAAAGAATATGAAATGGATTCTTCAAC TATTATTCATGGACCCCCACCTTACACCGAACCTGGCCTTGACAACAAAGCATTACAGCAATCTGTAGATCTAGTTCACGATGTCACTAAGAATGGTGTGTATGGATCTCAAAACGACTACAACACTTATCACACGGGCAACGGATTGCGTCCGAATGGTGAAT gggTCAATGTTGGATACGTAGAAAACagttattcaaattcaaataatgGTGGTTCGGTTAACTCTCAAGATTCTCTGTGGCAATTGAAAATGGGCGGTAATGGTAGTACTGGTGGTACACACATCTCTCGCGATGATCATTTACATATGGCTGAACGCATGAACCACTAtg GAGGTTATGATCCATTGACTCACGGTGGCTATGGAAATATGGATGATTACGCACACTATCCACAACTCACATCTGCCAGCCCCGATTATAGCACTCACAGCCACGTACCTTCAAGGCAAGACTATATTCATAGCGGTCATTTACAACCGGCCGATAAAACCCGCAGACGGGACCCTCATCTTG aatCACCATACGGTGACGTGAGTGGCTTGCCTGACCCTTACCTCGAGCAGCTTATTGACAATGAGGAGCACATGAAACCTCAACCACATCTGTCCATGTCATATGACGAAAGTCTCGAGTCTGGATATTCTACACCAAATTCACGGACGCGACGCATAATCAGAGAAATTATTGTTTAG